The following DNA comes from Castor canadensis chromosome 4, mCasCan1.hap1v2, whole genome shotgun sequence.
GTCATTAAGATTCCCGTTTCACAGaagaggacactgaggcacagagagactaAGTAAATGGCCCAAGCATCAAAGCAGGCAGAGGCTTCTAACCCTAGTCCACCCTGGTCTCCTAATCTGTTGCCCCATAGGCTTCTGCACCCCTCCCCCATGTTCTCCCAACCAGGCCTCTTGCCCTGGGTGCAGGTACCAGATTCATTGAGCACAGGCAGCGCAGACACACGCCGGTCCACAAAGATGTCCAGTGCAGTCAGGACAGGTGCCGTCTCCAGCACCACAGCCAAATCTCGGAATGTGCCAATGCCTAAATCTTGGATAGTGCGGTAGAGGAAGGAGGGCCTGGGCAGAAGAGCACCCTgatggggtggggacagggtgATGATCAAGGTTAAGCAACCCCCAGAGGGCTCCCAGATcttgccccccctcccccccgacCTCCATCCCTAGGCTGGAAGACTTAGCCTCTTTGGCCATCTCCATGTCCCCTTCTTCCCGCTAGGCCTGGGCTCACAAAGATATGCAGGAACTTCAGCAGCCGCTTGTGTGTAAGGATATAGAGCACTGTGCCTGAGACCGGGTCCAGGACTGGCAGGCGATGGATCCGGTTCTTGATGAGGGCATAGACAGCTTCGAACAGGCTGTGGAGGTAGGAGCAGTGAGCCTGGGAGAGGTGTTGGGGAGACACCCTTCATCCCTGCCTCCTAGGACAGAGCACCAAGGTCTCCTTATCTGTCTGCTTCCTAGGATGAGGAGTGAGTTCAGGGCTGAGTGGGACAGAAGAAGGGCACGGCACAAGGGACTCAGGTGGATAGGTGATGCTTACCTGTCATTGGGAGAGATGGAGACCAGAGGCTTGAAGCAGCCTTGAAGGTAGATTTCTGCAGGAAAAGCCAGTGTCAGGCCAAGATTGCTGCCACCGGCCTCACCCTGCTTTCCTTCCACAGTACTCGAGGCTCCCTATTGCCTTGTGCCCGCCAGGAAATTCCCACTGCCCACCCTCTCCCTCAGACCCTAGGCCCCACACTCAACCCCACAGCCCCACTCCCCACTTACCCCTCCAGGTCTCAATCTTATGTTCTTCAATTTCATAGATCTGGACCTAGAGGCATTGCAGAACTCTGGCAGTCAGATGAGGGCACTGCCGGCACCAGGCTCCCTTAAGACTCCCCTGTGCCCCAGCCGACCTGGGCACCCCAGGACTCACCAGGGGGGACCTGTAGTAACGGTGCAGCACCAGGATGAAGTCTGTGATAGTCAGCATCCCTGGGGGGCAGAAGAAGGCAGAGGGGAGAAGGTCAGCCTATGACTTTTGTGCAAGGCAGGTTAAGGGACCCGCCCCCCCGACAGTGTCCTTGCACAGTCTGAGGTTCCCCCTTGTCATTCCCATCACGCCACCATCTCCCAGTCTCACCCACAAATCTCTGTTTCTTGCTGTCCCACAGAGGGGCTGCCCGCACACCATTGGCCACCAGGGCAAAGAAGGCTTTCTTAATCTAAGGGGCAGAAAAGAacgggggagggggtgggtgaaTCTCAAGAGGCCCTCATCCTCCTATCACTGTCCTCAGTGATCCTCATCTGCCCCTCTGTTCCTTCTGCTGTCCCCATCAGGGTCCTTCCATGCGATCTTCTCACAGGTCCTCCACACGATTCTGCCTGTCTTTCCCTCATGATGACATACACTAGACAGGAGCTCTGTTGGGCACATTTGCTTGTGACTAGAGGCCTGAGGGACCTTCAGCCACACCAGGGCATGAGAcactctcagtgtttccacttGGAGGTCAAGTATGTACAGACACCGCTTAAGTTTTGCTAATCCAAATACTAGCAGTGTAATTattttcataggatttctctagctacataggtttttttttcctctaaataaaTTTTTTACGTGGACTTTAGGTTTAatctaaataaattttatattgccTTATGAGCCTCATCCTCAGCAATACTATTTATCCAGTCTGGCTGTATTTTTCTAACGCACATTAAATACAAAGTTATTGAAATAAGTGTATCTGTCACATATGAAGGGTGACACATACACCATGCTTTTGGCTTTAATAACCATCTGCTCCGCTATAATGGTAAGAATCGAGCCGGAGAGCTGGGTTGTATGCTGTTGTGCCGTTGCACGCTGGTTACCCCAggacttgggaggtggaggcaagaggacagCAAGTTCAAGGATAACCcaagctacacagtgagttcaaggcaaaTCTGAGCTAcctaatgagaccccatctcaaacaaacgAATGAACAAGCAAACCAACCAAAAAGAATAGAACCAGAGACATTTGGTAGCTTCGCCTAATGGAAGAGCGGGTACCAGAGCACACACTATTCTTCTGTTATCAAGAGCACCCTACTCTTTTTCCTAAGCAATGTCTTACACTTAGCACTCTGTCCCAAACTCTTCTGAAGCACAGGCGAGCAAGCTTTCTGATCTCCATTTCAGAGGTGATGGAGGCAAAGTGACCAACCCAAGGTTTTGCAGAGCTGTGAGTGACTAAGGGGATGCTCAAAAAAGATCAgagtccctccctctccccactggtCTCCTTGAAGGGGACTTGCAGTGGGACAAGACACATCTTGGAGGGAATGAGTGGTGGCTGCAGAGCCATAGGAATGAAGGCTGAGCTCAGGTGGGGCAGAGCAGGGGCCTCACCTCCAGCATGGTGTCAAAGATGACTAGCTTGGAGCTGGTTGCCATGGCATCGTAGCAGGTGTGCTCCTGCATGAAGTGCATGTAGACCTGGGCCCCAGGCTTCTGCAGCTCATCATCCCAGCCCAGGCTGAGTAGTGGGGCCTGTGGGGATGGGGACGGAGCAGGCCTGCCCTCCTCAAGACCTTCCAGCTCACAGTCCCAGGCTTCCCTGGCTGGGAACTCTACAGCCAGCTCCAGATCACCTGTGCTGGAGCCCACAGCTGAGGCTGCACAGTCAGGCAGAAGGAGGTCCCACCCTTTGGGTGGGGTCTCTTCCATAGCCAAGGGAGCAGCTTGGGCCAAGGGCGTGGCCTTGGGGAATGTGGTCTCCAGCCTGATAGACTCAGCAGCTGGCCTGGACTGGGCACCTGTGGAGGggtggaggagagaagaaagtgaCTCCATCTTCCAAAGCACTTTCTCGCACGGCAGCGTTGGGGAGCCTGGGTGCTCTGGCCTCATTTGTAGAGGAGGAGTCAAACTTCAGAGTCACAGCAGACAGTGGTCTGGCCCATCTGTCTGAGTTGGCCACACTGGGCCCCTGGTTCTGCAGTACAGCTGCTCCCCGCCatgtgaggagactgaggctacAAGATGAGGGTTTGGCCTGACTTGTGTTACGGAGTGGGGCTCCAAGGCAGTCTCCCAACCTGGGGTGTGGGATTTCCCACTGCCCTACTCCCACCTCCCCAGAACTGGCCTTGGCTTCA
Coding sequences within:
- the Prkag3 gene encoding 5'-AMP-activated protein kinase subunit gamma-3 isoform X1, with translation MNFLQQGDSASWPSLTRTTSSERLCGEQGANASRWMRQKTVEEGEPPGLGEGAQSRPAAESIRLETTFPKATPLAQAAPLAMEETPPKGWDLLLPDCAASAVGSSTGDLELAVEFPAREAWDCELEGLEEGRPAPSPSPQAPLLSLGWDDELQKPGAQVYMHFMQEHTCYDAMATSSKLVIFDTMLEIKKAFFALVANGVRAAPLWDSKKQRFVGMLTITDFILVLHRYYRSPLVQIYEIEEHKIETWREIYLQGCFKPLVSISPNDSLFEAVYALIKNRIHRLPVLDPVSGTVLYILTHKRLLKFLHIFGALLPRPSFLYRTIQDLGIGTFRDLAVVLETAPVLTALDIFVDRRVSALPVLNESGQVVGLYSRFDVIHLAAQQTYNHLDMSVGEALRQRTLCLEGVLSCQPHESLGDVIDRIAREQASPVLPNCPCPAYIPKAPWQARCIRMMKLKQLSQACRSLTTGTGSNQGRLCSMRT
- the Prkag3 gene encoding 5'-AMP-activated protein kinase subunit gamma-3 isoform X2 — translated: MNFLQQGDSASWPSLTRTTSSERLCGEQGANASRWMRQKTVEEGEPPGAQSRPAAESIRLETTFPKATPLAQAAPLAMEETPPKGWDLLLPDCAASAVGSSTGDLELAVEFPAREAWDCELEGLEEGRPAPSPSPQAPLLSLGWDDELQKPGAQVYMHFMQEHTCYDAMATSSKLVIFDTMLEIKKAFFALVANGVRAAPLWDSKKQRFVGMLTITDFILVLHRYYRSPLVQIYEIEEHKIETWREIYLQGCFKPLVSISPNDSLFEAVYALIKNRIHRLPVLDPVSGTVLYILTHKRLLKFLHIFGALLPRPSFLYRTIQDLGIGTFRDLAVVLETAPVLTALDIFVDRRVSALPVLNESGQVVGLYSRFDVIHLAAQQTYNHLDMSVGEALRQRTLCLEGVLSCQPHESLGDVIDRIAREQASPVLPNCPCPAYIPKAPWQARCIRMMKLKQLSQACRSLTTGTGSNQGRLCSMRT
- the Prkag3 gene encoding 5'-AMP-activated protein kinase subunit gamma-3 isoform X4 produces the protein MHPGAQSRPAAESIRLETTFPKATPLAQAAPLAMEETPPKGWDLLLPDCAASAVGSSTGDLELAVEFPAREAWDCELEGLEEGRPAPSPSPQAPLLSLGWDDELQKPGAQVYMHFMQEHTCYDAMATSSKLVIFDTMLEIKKAFFALVANGVRAAPLWDSKKQRFVGMLTITDFILVLHRYYRSPLVQIYEIEEHKIETWREIYLQGCFKPLVSISPNDSLFEAVYALIKNRIHRLPVLDPVSGTVLYILTHKRLLKFLHIFGALLPRPSFLYRTIQDLGIGTFRDLAVVLETAPVLTALDIFVDRRVSALPVLNESGQVVGLYSRFDVIHLAAQQTYNHLDMSVGEALRQRTLCLEGVLSCQPHESLGDVIDRIAREQASPVLPNCPCPAYIPKAPWQARCIRMMKLKQLSQACRSLTTGTGSNQGRLCSMRT
- the Prkag3 gene encoding 5'-AMP-activated protein kinase subunit gamma-3 isoform X3; translated protein: MNFLQQGDSASWPSLTRTTSSERLCGEQGANASRWMRQKTVEEGEPPGLGEGAQSRPAAESIRLETTFPKATPLAQAAPLAMEETPPKGWDLLLPDCAASAVGSSTGDLELAVEFPAREAWDCELEGLEEGRPAPSPSPQAPLLSLGWDDELQKPGAQVYMHFMQEHTCYDAMATSSKLVIFDTMLEIKKAFFALVANGVRAAPLWDSKKQRFVGMLTITDFILVLHRYYRSPLVQIYEIEEHKIETWREIYLQGCFKPLVSISPNDSLFEAVYALIKNRIHRLPVLDPVSGTVLYILTHKRLLKFLHIFGALLPRPSFLYRTIQDLGIGTFRDLAVVLETAPVLTALDIFVDRRVSALPVLNESGQVVGLYSRFDVIHLAAQQTYNHLDMSVGEALRQRTLCLEGVLSCQPHESLGDVIDRIAREQVHRLVLVDETQHLLGVVSLSDILQALVLSPAGIDALSA